A single genomic interval of Cydia splendana chromosome 10, ilCydSple1.2, whole genome shotgun sequence harbors:
- the LOC134794357 gene encoding tyramine/octopamine receptor-like produces the protein MNNGMIALQYFVYNVSGDPLEDNFTFIFNSSFFEEPVCEATQTFLFNTSLGIETAVAEWEALTTIIVLSAVILGTIFGNILVILGVFTHKPLRIVPNFFIVSLAVADLGVAVLVMPLNVAYSTLGRWLWGKHLCKMWLTCDIMSCTSSILNLCAIALDRYWAITDPINYANKRTLRRVLSQIAGVWMLSLLISSPPLLGWNDWPEEFTKDTPCQLTSEPGYVVYSALGSFFIPLVIMTIVYIQIYIAARKRFRRRTLATRIYKKRPVIHVENKEESQETKEESENDSDSGESINKNQRKAFNDIKRNFFVPLLLLHDPLARQKLEADINEKHPKLSPGSCGSVKKSSSFKNTNQKKRRQEKPLLASVSNSGDVVHQFIEQKQKISLSKERRAARTLGIIMGVFVICWLPFFLMYVILPFCRVCCPSNKLINFITWLGYVNSTVNPIIYTIFNLDFRKAFKKLLGMNA, from the coding sequence ATGAATAACGGAATGATTGCCCTTCAATACTTCGTTTATAACGTTTCCGGTGACCCCTTGGAAGATAATTTCACATTCATCTTCAACTCGAGTTTCTTCGAGGAGCCGGTCTGCGAAGCGACACAAACTTTCCTCTTTAATACAAGTTTGGGAATCGAAACTGCTGTTGCAGAATGGGAAGCGCTAACTACTATCATCGTATTATCTGCTGTTATTCTGGGAACCATCTTTGGAAACATTCTAGTTATACTAGGTGTATTTACCCACAAACCGTTACGGATAGTACCAAACTTTTTCATTGTGTCACTAGCTGTAGCAGATTTGGGTGTCGCGGTGTTGGTGATGCCTCTGAACGTGGCATACTCGACTCTCGGTCGCTGGCTCTGGGGCAAACACTTGTGCAAGATGTGGCTCACTTGTGATATCATGAGCTGCACCTCATCCATACTAAACTTATGTGCCATAGCACTAGACCGATACTGGGCTATAACAGATCCTATAAATTATGCCAACAAAAGGACATTAAGAAGAGTACTGTCACAAATTGCTGGAGTGTGGATGTTGTCGCTTCTCATAAGCTCACCGCCCCTGCTCGGATGGAACGATTGGCCAGAGGAATTTACAAAAGATACGCCCTGTCAACTAACATCAGAGCCCGGTTACGTAGTTTATTCGGCACTTGGCTCATTCTTCATTCCACTAGTAATAATGACGATAGTGTATATACAAATTTACATTGCTGCAAGGAAAAGATTTAGGAGGCGCACATTGGCCACAAGAATATACAAAAAACGACCAGTAATACACGTAGAAAACAAAGAGGAAAGTCAGGAAACTAAAGAGGAATCGGAAAATGATTCTGACAGTGGAGAGAGTATTAATAAAAATCAGAGGAAAGCCTTCAATGACATTAAGAGAAACTTTTTTGTGCCTCTGCTTTTGCTTCACGATCCGCTTGCCAGGCAAAAACTTGAGGCTGATATAAACGAAAAGCATCCAAAACTGTCGCCTGGTAGTTGTGGAAGTGTAAAGAAGAGTTCATCatttaaaaacacaaatcagaAAAAGAGAAGACAGGAAAAGCCTTTACTTGCAAGCGTTAGTAACAGCGGAGACGTCGTCCACCAGTTTATTGAGCAGAAACAAAAGATTTCATTATCAAAGGAGCGAAGGGCAGCACGGACACTGGGCATTATAATGGGTGTATTCGTAATTTGTTGGCTTCCCTTTTTCCTTATGTACGTGATTTTACCTTTTTGCCGTGTCTGTTGCCCGAGCAACAAGCTAATTAACTTCATCACGTGGCTCGGGTATGTGAACTCTACAGTGAATCCTATAATCTACACCATTTTTAATTTAGACTTCAGGAAAGCTTTCAAAAAGTTGCTGGGCATGAATGCATAA